One segment of Cydia fagiglandana chromosome 12, ilCydFagi1.1, whole genome shotgun sequence DNA contains the following:
- the LOC134669352 gene encoding vacuolar protein sorting-associated protein 33B, translating to MSRNMEHPLSLKLSSLSVISQCKLERILSLCGDKKDLIIDPVLIKPLERICGVIWLRQHGIEKIYKMDPQLGPTANTNRVYFIPSCIQKYKCVLDQISSVLSQNSSLADQNCFHIIIVPKVVCSYDSLLESRGLYGVVKLHPFTWELMALDEQLLSLELPFLFKQLFVEQNHSLLSSISMSLWSLFHVIGRPKAIFSVGKLSASVLDMLEVYNETYARDFLTEDSSNEIGALIVIDRSQDYASSLLTPATYSGLLSEIFKITCGHLELNVKDTKIKKGKLNFDFEEDKTEAKSTIMTLDSSIDCLYGEIKHRHFSEVLSVLSSKAKLLKNEDIKALGIQEIKHFVATKLQQVTLFKQSLVNHVLACETIISEMSNKFENLKVTETDMLNNKNKKSNFTFVDENFGTDIHIYNSLRLMCLLSLTQGLSYDEYNSLVNKYLLAFGYNFLYVFNNLINAGLLIQPSTLKLSLNISNLGNLSDRLPKWQNSFQTTANKLKMLPPEDSSKSSPGYVFNGGYIPLIATLCNTILTSDSLLDILTKLSALPDLKVGGKIVENFKVGIETFNEKIDNLKPQSDLDFGCKDAKNLVKLLKNDTRVGGFPLKPKSVLVYVIGGVNYAEIAACDVIQTATGSKIYVASDCIANGGDLMAANT from the exons ATGAGCAGAAACATGGAGCATCCACTTTCCCTCAAACTAAGTTCTTTGAGCGTCATATCTCAATGCAAATTAGAACGGATACTGTCGCTATGTGGCGATAAAAAGGACTTAATTATTGATCCCGTACTAATCAAACCCTTGGAAAGAATTTGTGGCGTCATCTGGCTACG ACAACATGGTATTGAGAAAATCTACAAAATGGACCCGCAGTTGGGTCCCACAGCAAATACAAACCGAGTATACTTCATCCCATCCTGCATCCAGAAGTACAAGTGTGTCCTTGACCAGATATCTTCTGTACTCAGCCAAAACTCCTCCCTAGCTGACCAGAACTGCTTCCACATTATAATAGTACCAAAAGTAGTATGCTCTTATGATTCTCTACTAGAGAGCAGAGGCCTATATGGTGTAGTCAAACTGCACCCATTTACCTGGGAACTAATGGCCTTAGATGAGCAGCTACTAAGCTTAGAACTGCCTTTTCTATTCAAGCAGTTATTTGTTGAGCAAAACCATTCCTTATTGTCAAGCATTTCCATGTCATTGTGGAGTTTATTCCATGTCATAGGCCGGCCTAAAGCTATTTTTTCAGTTGGGAAACTGTCAGCAAGTGTTTTGGATATGCTTGAGGTTTATAATGAAACATATGCAAGGGATTTCTTGACGGAAGATAGTTCAAATGAAATTGGTGCACTGATAGTTATTGATAGAAGCCAGGATTATGCCTCTAGTCTTCTCACTCCTGCTACATACAGTGGACTGCTGagtgaaatatttaaaattacttGTGGACATTTAGAGCTAAATGTTAAAGACACTAAGATAAAGAAAGGAAAGCTGAATTTTGACTTTGAAGAAGATAAAACGGAAGCAAAATCTACAATTATGACTTTAGATAGTTCAATAGATTGCCTATATGGAGAGATAAAACATAGACATTTCTCAGAAGTACTAAGTGTTCTCAGCTCAAAAGCCAAACTGCTGAAAAATGAAGATATAAAAGCATTGGGAATACAAGAAATTAAGCATTTTGTGGCCACAAAATTACAACAGGTCACACTTTTCAAGCAAAGTCTAGTCAACCATGTATTAGCCTGTGAAACCATCATTTCAGAAATGAGCAATAAGTTTGAGAACCTCAAAGTGACAGAGACAGATATGcttaataacaaaaataagaaatcaAACTTCACTTTTGTTGATGAGaattttggcactgacatacaCATCTACAACAGCTTACGGCTTATGTGTTTACTAAGTTTGACACAAGGACTGTCCTATGACGAATATAATTCACTAGTGAACAAGTATTTACTAGCTTTTGGATACAATTTCTTATATGTATTTAACAATTTGATCAATGCTGGTTTGTTGATTCAACCATCAACATTAAAGTTGTCTCTTAACATTTCAAATCTTGGAAACTTAAGTGACAGATTACCAAAATGGCAGAACAGTTTCCAAACTACGGCAAACAAACTTAAAATGCTTCCTCCTGAGGACTCCAGTAAATCGTCTCCAGGATATGTCTTCAATGGAGGCTACATACCCTTGATAGCAACACTTTGCAATACTATATTGACATCTGATTCCTTACTAGACATTTTAACTAAACTATCTGCGTTACCAGATTTAAAAGTTGGTGGAAAAATAGTAGAGAACTTTAAAGTTGGTATAGAAACTTTTAACGAGAAAATAGATAACTTAAAACCCCAAAGCGACCTAGATTTTGGTTGCAAAGATGCgaaaaacttagttaaattacttaaaaatgATACTAGAGTAGGTGGGTTTCCGCTCAAGCCTAAAAGTGTGTTAGTATATGTTATCGGGGGTGTGAACTATGCTGAAATAGCGGCGTGCGATGTCATACAAACAGCAACGGGCAGCAAGATATATGTGGCAAGCGACTGCATAGCTAACGGGGGTGATCTTATGGCTGCTAACACGTGA